Proteins encoded together in one Osmia lignaria lignaria isolate PbOS001 chromosome 4, iyOsmLign1, whole genome shotgun sequence window:
- the LOC117603443 gene encoding peritrophin-1: protein MKYLMFLIVVGVTTAAIIPLNEPVGKKLAECEGRSNKTNTHNVRHETNCHQFYKCLGGYGFVIDCPEIKNVKLVFNEESLVCDWEGVPCSDVPNVPPGSDDPTKAPGPDVPTTTKPPSGVQPPNCAEVGNRNQPHEDCDKFYYCESANSGPLVGQCPEGTHFNAIVAQCDLGECKKKD from the exons ATGAAAT ATCTAATGTTTCTGATTGTTGTCGGTGTAACGACAGCGGCAATCATACCACTTAATGAACCCGTAGGAAAGAAGCTCGCAGAATGCGAAGGTCGCAGTAACAAGACTAATACACATAATGTTCGCCATGAGACGAATTGTCACCAGTTTTACAAATGCTTAGGAGGATACGGATTCGTAATAGATTGTCCGGAGATAAAAAACGTCAAATTGGTGTTTAATGAGGAGTCGTTAGTTTGCGATTGGGAGGGTGTACCTTGTTCAGATGTTCCCAATGTACCGCCAGGTTCCGATGATCCCACTAAAGCACCAGGTCCCGATGTACCAACGACAACAAAACCGCCATCGGGGGTTCAACCACCAAATTGTGCAGAAGTTGGCAACCGAAACCAACCCCATGAAGATTGTGATAAGTTTTATTACTGCGAAAGCGCAAATAGTGGGCCATTAGTAGGCCAATGTCCTGAAGGCACGCACTTCAATGCCATTGTTGCACAATGCGATCTAGGAGAATGTAAAAAGAAGGATTAG